A genomic region of Metopolophium dirhodum isolate CAU chromosome 1, ASM1992520v1, whole genome shotgun sequence contains the following coding sequences:
- the LOC132953806 gene encoding uncharacterized protein LOC132953806 — protein MLRLTNEKCSKLDVGTTVRVPIPDVDRARGSPRNLLAVIISCEDDMYKLCTEYGVLKHKYTPAQISPCKEKFLELDEAMKKIKDKEITLREAAGHRIAGHEGFNRCNCKTGCGTKKCACNAN, from the exons ATGTTGAGATTGACTAACGAAAAATGTTCAAAGCTTGATGTCGGTACAACTGTTCGTGTCCCAATACCAGATGTCGATAGAGCACGAGGTTCTCCGCGTAATTTACTTGCTGTTATTATTTCATGCGAAGATgacatgtataaattat GTACAGAATATGGGGTGTTGAAACACAAATATACACCAGCACAAATTTCTCCGTGTAAAGAAAAATTTCTAGAGCTAGATGAAgccatgaaaaaaattaaagacaaGGAAATAACATTAAGAGAAGCCGCAGGACATAGAATAGCTGGTCATGAAGGATTTAATCGATGCAACTGCAAAACTGGTTGTGGTACTAAAAAATGTGCTTGCAA